Proteins co-encoded in one Alcanivorax sp. genomic window:
- a CDS encoding cytochrome c5 family protein: protein MKKSLTASLVLIAALFAAGNVAAKNTKEISPYPLGERSVFSDRAIEERIKPVGSVCVEGEECGTAAPAGEEVASGPRSGDAVYNASCAACHATGAAGAPKTGDAAAWAPRIAQGNATLVKHAIDGLNAMPPKGMCMTCSDDEIKAAVEYMVNESK, encoded by the coding sequence GTGAAAAAGAGTCTGACAGCCAGCCTGGTACTGATTGCCGCCCTGTTTGCCGCCGGCAATGTGGCTGCCAAGAACACCAAGGAAATCTCCCCCTACCCGCTGGGTGAGCGTTCCGTGTTCAGCGACCGCGCCATCGAAGAGCGTATCAAGCCGGTCGGTTCTGTGTGTGTGGAAGGCGAAGAATGTGGCACCGCCGCCCCGGCGGGTGAGGAAGTGGCCAGTGGCCCGCGCTCCGGTGACGCCGTCTACAATGCCTCCTGTGCTGCCTGTCACGCCACTGGCGCTGCCGGCGCTCCCAAGACGGGCGACGCTGCTGCCTGGGCACCGCGTATCGCCCAGGGCAACGCTACCCTGGTCAAGCACGCCATCGACGGCCTCAACGCCATGCCCCCGAAAGGCATGTGCATGACCTGCTCCGACGACGAGATCAAGGCCGCCGTCGAGTACATGGTTAACGAGAGCAAGTAA
- a CDS encoding c-type cytochrome, with amino-acid sequence MRMLAVTAALFLAACSDSDPAGNAPTASAEPAEQRSGALLYRQYCATCHASGAAGAPQVGKENRLYWSHEVEEEGFETLVQEAIHGINAMPPRGNCYDCSDQEIRNAVIYMLQLSAAK; translated from the coding sequence ATGCGGATGCTGGCAGTGACGGCGGCCCTGTTTCTGGCCGCCTGTTCTGACAGCGATCCTGCCGGCAACGCCCCGACTGCCTCCGCCGAACCGGCGGAACAGCGCAGCGGGGCGTTGTTGTATCGGCAATACTGTGCCACCTGCCACGCCAGTGGCGCCGCCGGCGCGCCCCAGGTCGGCAAGGAAAACCGTCTCTACTGGTCCCACGAAGTGGAAGAGGAAGGTTTCGAAACCCTCGTCCAGGAAGCCATTCATGGCATCAACGCCATGCCCCCCCGCGGCAATTGCTACGACTGTTCCGATCAGGAAATCCGCAATGCCGTTATCTACATGCTGCAATTGAGCGCGGCGAAATAA
- a CDS encoding IS110 family transposase produces the protein MHFVGIDVSKKSLDTLWLRQANPRKVKTRVFQNRRGKEHEVAQWLLKQTGAEPSEIHVVLEATCIYHENLTYALHEAGLQVYVANPARTRDFAKSEGFSSKTDKLDSLCLALYVKEKHERLHKWQPEAPEIRQLRALGARLEALEKDRQREENRLEKAEFNQSSERVIASIQDMIATLNEEIRKLKKDIDDHIDGHPELKQDRSLLESITAVGDVMSRELLSLIHSRDFRSAKQCAAFLGITPVHNESGDSRKPTKIRKGGRANVRGKLFMAAVTACTHNPDIRALRRRMEDRGKTGKVIVVAAMRKLVQIAYGVIKHQKKYTPQVA, from the coding sequence ATGCACTTCGTTGGAATTGATGTCAGCAAAAAGAGCCTCGATACACTTTGGCTGCGCCAGGCCAATCCCCGGAAGGTAAAAACACGGGTTTTCCAGAATCGGCGCGGGAAGGAGCACGAGGTTGCGCAGTGGCTGCTCAAGCAGACCGGTGCTGAGCCGTCCGAGATTCATGTGGTGCTGGAAGCCACCTGTATTTATCACGAGAACCTGACCTACGCACTCCATGAAGCTGGGTTGCAGGTGTATGTGGCCAATCCGGCGCGCACCAGGGACTTCGCCAAGAGTGAAGGGTTCTCAAGCAAGACAGACAAGCTCGACTCGCTGTGCCTGGCTCTCTACGTGAAAGAGAAGCATGAGCGACTACATAAATGGCAGCCGGAAGCGCCAGAGATCAGGCAGTTACGAGCGCTTGGTGCTCGTCTGGAGGCCTTGGAGAAAGACCGTCAGCGGGAAGAAAACCGGCTTGAGAAAGCGGAATTCAACCAGTCAAGCGAGCGAGTCATTGCCTCTATACAGGACATGATCGCGACACTGAATGAGGAGATCCGCAAGCTCAAAAAGGACATCGATGACCACATTGATGGCCATCCTGAACTGAAACAGGACCGCTCACTGCTGGAGAGCATCACTGCGGTAGGCGATGTGATGTCCCGAGAGCTGCTGTCGCTAATACACAGTCGGGACTTCCGGTCAGCCAAGCAATGTGCCGCCTTCCTGGGCATTACGCCGGTGCACAATGAATCCGGCGACTCCAGAAAGCCGACAAAGATCCGCAAAGGTGGCCGCGCCAACGTACGGGGAAAATTGTTCATGGCAGCAGTCACAGCATGCACCCACAACCCCGATATCCGGGCACTGAGACGGCGCATGGAAGACAGGGGGAAGACAGGTAAAGTGATTGTGGTGGCAGCAATGCGCAAGCTGGTGCAAATCGCCTATGGGGTAATCAAGCACCAAAAGAAATATACCCCACAAGTCGCATAG
- a CDS encoding DUF2894 domain-containing protein, with protein MTDAVSLSDLANRIDTLQAQGADRFDPAGFCFLQRQQERLAQLRHTSPRPLNRLAEAVHRLEQQLATAQQQAEQHWNPEQQPELTPLYEQHAFKALLRQLAPNPSPSPLAEVLTQLRQSHSGEHKPDNRDPLRAMLQEQEGDLFEADALPQPASDAPRELKALSRVRAGQQQQRKRRRIEDALTHTPPDAGPLNSHRLVTHAISALKDLSPAYLDHFVNYVDTLMVLEKAGKKRGG; from the coding sequence ATGACTGACGCAGTCTCTCTCAGTGATCTGGCAAACCGCATCGACACCCTGCAAGCCCAGGGGGCGGACCGCTTTGATCCTGCGGGCTTCTGTTTCCTGCAACGCCAACAGGAACGGCTGGCGCAGCTGCGCCACACCAGCCCACGCCCCCTGAACCGTCTAGCCGAGGCAGTGCACAGGCTGGAACAGCAACTGGCAACGGCACAACAGCAGGCCGAGCAACACTGGAACCCGGAGCAACAACCGGAACTTACCCCGCTCTACGAACAACACGCCTTCAAGGCATTACTGCGGCAGCTGGCTCCAAATCCGTCACCCTCCCCCCTTGCCGAAGTGCTGACACAGCTGCGCCAGAGTCATAGCGGAGAACACAAACCGGACAACCGCGATCCGCTGCGTGCCATGCTGCAGGAACAGGAAGGCGATCTGTTTGAAGCAGATGCGCTACCGCAACCGGCAAGTGATGCACCAAGAGAACTGAAAGCCCTGAGCCGGGTGCGCGCCGGCCAGCAACAACAACGCAAACGCCGCCGCATCGAAGACGCCCTCACCCACACCCCCCCCGATGCCGGCCCGCTCAATTCCCACCGTCTGGTCACCCACGCCATCAGCGCCCTCAAGGACCTCTCCCCCGCCTATCTGGATCACTTCGTGAATTACGTAGACACCCTCATGGTGCTGGAAAAAGCCGGCAAGAAACGCGGCGGATGA
- a CDS encoding OmpA family protein, translated as MEELHDDAQASPVWAIFSDLMAALVGILVLVLVWVIGIQLELSESLQQEKEKRLAEEQRRMALEKALADPLASGRVTFRDGRIGISGSVLFQINSDQLQDEGEVLLKDLVKPLQLYLDQHDEMLMVSGFTDDLPIQRGNSRFSDNWGLSAQRALTVTRSLIDQGMPADQVFAAAFGPHQPVVPNEDNAARAQNRRVELTTVPRRNTDAAAEGSDD; from the coding sequence ATGGAAGAGCTTCACGACGACGCCCAGGCCTCACCGGTCTGGGCCATCTTTTCCGACCTGATGGCCGCGCTGGTGGGCATCCTGGTACTGGTGCTGGTGTGGGTCATCGGTATCCAGCTGGAACTCAGTGAGTCGCTGCAACAGGAAAAGGAAAAACGCCTCGCCGAAGAACAGCGCCGCATGGCACTGGAAAAGGCCCTCGCCGATCCACTGGCCAGTGGTCGCGTTACTTTTCGCGATGGCCGCATCGGCATCAGCGGCAGCGTGCTGTTCCAGATCAACTCCGACCAGCTGCAGGACGAAGGCGAAGTGCTGCTCAAGGATCTGGTCAAGCCGCTGCAGCTGTATCTGGACCAGCATGACGAAATGCTCATGGTCAGCGGCTTCACCGATGACCTGCCGATCCAGCGAGGCAACAGCCGCTTTTCAGATAACTGGGGACTGTCCGCCCAGCGCGCCCTCACCGTTACCCGCAGTCTGATCGATCAAGGCATGCCCGCCGACCAGGTGTTCGCTGCCGCATTTGGCCCTCACCAGCCAGTGGTCCCCAATGAGGACAACGCCGCCCGGGCACAAAACCGCCGGGTGGAGCTGACCACCGTGCCGCGTCGTAACACCGACGCCGCTGCAGAGGGTAGCGATGACTGA
- a CDS encoding DUF802 domain-containing protein, giving the protein MKRYLFAAPFVIGAIAVLRIAITFVSQPVAFTVTAIIAAVYALGFAELLRFRRNTAALDKRLDDLPDSRESLRHWLQSLPVPLRHSVQRRIDGHPAALPGPVLTPYLTGLLVMLGLLGTFVGMIVTLQGAATALDGSSELTAIRSALSAPIAGLSLAFGTSIAGVAASAMLGLTATLCRRDRMLISRKLDTLSDTTLHAFSLDHQREAAYQALHQQSETFPALVDALQALATRMEGLGSELRDSLTGNQQQFHEAVNSQYRQLASDVSQSLKDTLADSSRLAVENIQPLMETSLATLNQQVEGTHARLAELTEKQLSDLTREFRATTEAAANHWQQGLDTHQQTSARLVSDISTSLAEHHDRFKTNSDSLVEQLRDSQQGLAEQSREQLQTVAEQFAQASRNGQQHWQEQLAEQQAQHVRQLQEARDAQAALAEQQQIRLNAATGEFSQAIQQAGEQWQQHSSQQQQSNEQLLQALRDTFSSNNQQFEASTANLLDGQREGLDQLVAGIRGELAALRDAEAERASAASDRLAALEGTVSEHLTRLGSALEEPMTRLIETASETPKAAAEVITRLREEMTRSSERDNELLEERQRITEELDQLLSNQRDAATAQREAIETLITRASETLSQVGDTFTQQVSEQSERLNEVAGDVTGSAAEVASLSDSFTTAVQLFSDSNDKLLDNLQKVESALDKSAIRADEQLAYYVEQAREVIELSMTSQKDVIDALGNLSAAEAS; this is encoded by the coding sequence ATGAAACGCTATCTATTTGCTGCGCCCTTTGTGATCGGCGCCATCGCAGTCCTGAGGATCGCCATCACCTTCGTCAGCCAGCCCGTGGCCTTTACCGTGACCGCCATCATTGCCGCGGTCTATGCCCTGGGCTTCGCTGAACTGCTGCGCTTCCGGCGCAATACCGCCGCGCTGGACAAACGCCTGGACGACCTGCCGGACAGCCGCGAAAGTCTGCGCCACTGGCTGCAGAGCCTGCCGGTGCCGCTGCGTCACAGCGTCCAGCGCCGCATTGATGGCCACCCCGCCGCCCTGCCCGGCCCGGTACTGACCCCCTACCTCACCGGCCTGCTGGTGATGCTCGGCCTGCTGGGGACCTTTGTGGGCATGATCGTGACCCTGCAGGGCGCCGCCACCGCCCTGGACGGCAGCAGCGAGCTCACCGCCATCCGCAGCGCCCTGTCCGCCCCCATCGCCGGCCTGAGCCTGGCCTTCGGCACCTCTATCGCCGGGGTAGCTGCCTCCGCCATGCTCGGCCTCACCGCCACCCTGTGCCGCCGCGACCGCATGCTGATCTCGCGCAAGCTGGACACCCTCAGCGACACCACCCTGCATGCCTTCTCTCTGGATCATCAGCGTGAAGCGGCCTATCAGGCCCTGCATCAACAGAGTGAAACCTTCCCGGCCCTGGTGGACGCCCTGCAGGCGCTGGCGACCCGCATGGAAGGCCTGGGTTCTGAACTGCGCGACAGCCTCACCGGCAACCAGCAGCAGTTCCATGAAGCGGTGAACAGCCAGTACCGCCAGCTGGCCAGCGACGTCAGCCAGTCCCTCAAGGACACCCTGGCCGACAGCAGCCGTCTAGCCGTAGAGAACATCCAGCCGCTGATGGAAACCTCCCTGGCCACCCTCAACCAACAGGTGGAAGGTACCCATGCCCGTCTGGCCGAGCTCACCGAGAAGCAGCTCAGCGACCTGACCCGGGAATTCCGCGCTACCACCGAAGCCGCCGCCAACCACTGGCAGCAAGGGCTCGACACCCATCAGCAAACCAGCGCCCGGCTGGTCAGCGATATCAGCACGTCCCTGGCGGAGCACCACGATCGCTTCAAGACCAACAGTGACAGCCTGGTGGAGCAACTGCGTGACAGCCAACAGGGGCTGGCAGAACAAAGCCGCGAGCAACTACAAACGGTGGCCGAGCAGTTCGCGCAAGCCAGCCGCAACGGCCAGCAACACTGGCAGGAGCAACTGGCCGAACAACAGGCCCAGCACGTCCGTCAGCTGCAGGAAGCCCGTGATGCCCAGGCCGCCCTTGCCGAACAGCAGCAAATCCGCCTGAATGCCGCCACCGGCGAATTCAGCCAGGCCATTCAACAGGCCGGCGAACAATGGCAGCAGCACAGCAGCCAGCAACAGCAGAGCAATGAGCAACTGCTGCAGGCCCTGCGCGACACCTTCAGCAGCAACAACCAGCAATTCGAAGCCAGCACCGCCAACCTGCTGGACGGCCAGCGCGAAGGTCTGGATCAACTGGTAGCGGGTATCCGTGGTGAACTGGCCGCCCTGCGTGACGCCGAAGCCGAACGCGCCAGCGCCGCCAGCGATCGACTGGCCGCTCTTGAGGGCACCGTCAGCGAGCACCTGACTCGCCTGGGCTCCGCCCTGGAAGAACCCATGACCCGCCTGATCGAAACCGCCTCGGAAACCCCGAAAGCGGCGGCGGAAGTGATCACCCGCCTGCGCGAGGAAATGACCCGCAGCAGCGAGCGCGACAACGAACTGCTGGAAGAACGTCAGCGCATTACCGAAGAGCTGGATCAGTTGCTCAGCAACCAGCGCGACGCGGCCACCGCCCAGCGCGAGGCCATCGAGACCCTGATCACCCGCGCCAGCGAGACCCTCAGCCAGGTGGGCGACACCTTCACCCAGCAGGTCAGCGAGCAGAGCGAACGCCTCAATGAAGTGGCCGGCGATGTGACCGGCAGCGCTGCCGAAGTGGCCAGCCTCAGTGATTCCTTCACCACCGCCGTGCAGCTGTTCAGCGACAGCAACGACAAGCTGCTGGACAACCTGCAAAAAGTGGAAAGCGCCCTCGACAAGTCCGCCATCCGCGCCGATGAACAGCTGGCCTACTACGTGGAACAGGCTCGCGAAGTGATCGAGCTGAGCATGACCTCCCAGAAAGACGTGATCGACGCCCTGGGTAACCTGTCTGCGGCCGAGGCCAGCTGA
- a CDS encoding DUF3348 family protein — protein MHRTQPRTQSALSGSRLVQLLSSLDSKAAQASHGDFAERLGRLFDLSDAIALDGATRVAPKGPFSPGDDLTAQLQEHLLKTRRALLDHLGRSFSGEKAASVIALPPLRDDADPEKRPSFGAYERFYQAHQRQMIAGLSNLRLRCRRLLAGHSASLAHLAELDAVFECGLASYARQGFAALTGVLEQRYRLLWQQRDPFHTPADWLRPQGWLTQFRRELKMLLLAELDARQEPVLGLLAAAREATDAAPADAHDTNEVSPTP, from the coding sequence ATGCACAGGACGCAACCGCGCACACAATCCGCCCTTTCCGGCAGCCGCCTGGTGCAGCTGCTGAGCAGCCTGGACAGCAAGGCCGCCCAGGCCAGCCACGGCGACTTTGCCGAGCGTCTCGGGCGCCTGTTTGACCTGTCCGATGCCATTGCCCTGGACGGTGCCACGCGGGTTGCGCCCAAAGGGCCCTTCAGCCCCGGCGACGATCTGACCGCACAGCTGCAGGAGCACCTGCTGAAGACCCGCCGTGCCCTGCTCGACCACCTGGGCCGAAGCTTCAGCGGCGAAAAAGCCGCCTCGGTAATTGCCCTGCCGCCCCTGCGTGACGACGCCGACCCCGAAAAGCGCCCCAGCTTCGGCGCCTACGAGCGCTTCTATCAGGCCCACCAGCGACAGATGATCGCCGGCCTGAGCAACCTGCGACTGCGCTGCCGTCGCCTGCTGGCCGGTCACAGCGCCTCGCTGGCGCACCTGGCCGAACTGGACGCCGTATTTGAATGCGGCCTGGCCAGCTACGCCCGCCAGGGCTTTGCCGCCCTGACCGGCGTACTTGAACAACGCTACCGCCTGCTCTGGCAGCAGCGCGACCCTTTCCATACCCCCGCCGACTGGCTCCGCCCACAGGGCTGGCTCACCCAGTTTCGACGGGAACTGAAAATGCTGTTACTGGCCGAACTGGATGCCCGACAGGAACCGGTTCTTGGCCTGCTCGCGGCGGCCCGGGAAGCAACCGATGCGGCCCCCGCCGACGCGCATGACACCAATGAGGTAAGCCCCACTCCATGA
- a CDS encoding serine protease, producing MMKAVVMVAMLLLAGCGPKPVGADRDRHGCLGSAGYQWCPTIQECVRSWELAEDRGLANTPEAVEAFCAGEEGGA from the coding sequence ATGATGAAGGCGGTCGTGATGGTTGCAATGCTGTTGTTGGCGGGCTGTGGGCCGAAACCGGTGGGCGCAGACCGGGATCGTCACGGGTGCCTCGGCTCAGCAGGTTACCAATGGTGCCCGACTATCCAGGAATGTGTGCGTAGCTGGGAGCTGGCTGAGGACCGGGGCCTGGCGAATACTCCCGAGGCGGTAGAAGCCTTTTGTGCCGGGGAGGAGGGGGGAGCGTAG
- a CDS encoding phospholipase D family protein, producing MTYPTSAMTALPKLVAILVLSTLFASGCQSAPPYDPQQRPESTTLVNTDSPLVTGLRSREAAHEGQSGFYLLHDGLSAFLARIALIENAQTSLDLQYYIFTHDVTGRIIISRLLSAADRGVRVRVLVDDMGTQLHNPLVARLDQHPNIEIRVFNPVASRNGAARNWEILKEFSRTNHRMHNKLMVADGVAIITGGRNLGDLYFSSTNIDFQDIDILAVGPIVPPASGSFDEYWAYPASVPVHLLLNAEDSDTDLATLRQNLSDFLEEQKNSEFINALRTSTLSEAMKDGNVPFHWGNASLLVDTPKKVLEHADLHASFYLGADLKTILESSRDRVKISTAYFVPGDKGVALFNSLEERDVSVQILTNSLSTTDVAIVHSGYMDYRKPLLKGGVELWELRSTAGQHKRMHWFKGRSRASLHAKTMVIDDRLSVVGSVNLDARSILQNTEIALLIDSPAINQELSDIFDRWVAGDSAWSVRFDDQGDLRWTADTAQGRLEEDHDPETSAWSRFKIWLLSWLPIDSQI from the coding sequence ATGACTTATCCTACAAGCGCCATGACCGCACTGCCAAAACTTGTCGCCATTCTGGTTCTATCCACCCTCTTTGCCTCAGGCTGCCAGAGCGCCCCGCCTTACGATCCGCAACAGCGCCCGGAAAGCACCACCCTGGTGAATACCGACTCACCACTGGTGACAGGGCTGCGATCCCGTGAGGCTGCGCATGAAGGGCAGTCCGGCTTCTACCTTCTGCACGATGGCCTGTCCGCATTTCTGGCCCGTATTGCCCTGATCGAAAACGCCCAAACCAGCCTGGACTTGCAGTACTACATCTTCACCCACGATGTGACCGGGCGCATCATCATCAGCCGCCTGCTGAGTGCCGCAGACCGTGGCGTGCGGGTAAGGGTGCTGGTGGATGACATGGGCACACAACTTCACAACCCGTTGGTGGCCCGGCTGGATCAACACCCCAACATCGAAATTCGCGTCTTCAATCCTGTCGCGTCACGCAATGGTGCGGCAAGAAACTGGGAAATTCTCAAGGAGTTCAGCCGCACCAATCACCGCATGCATAACAAGCTGATGGTGGCAGATGGGGTGGCCATCATCACCGGCGGACGTAATCTGGGGGACCTGTATTTTTCCAGCACCAATATCGATTTCCAGGACATCGATATCCTTGCCGTCGGCCCCATCGTACCGCCGGCCAGCGGCAGCTTTGACGAGTACTGGGCCTACCCCGCCAGCGTACCCGTGCACCTGTTGCTCAACGCGGAGGACAGCGACACGGATCTGGCCACCCTGCGGCAAAACCTGAGCGATTTTCTCGAAGAGCAGAAAAACTCGGAGTTTATCAACGCATTACGGACCAGCACTCTGAGTGAGGCAATGAAGGACGGTAACGTGCCCTTCCACTGGGGGAACGCATCACTGTTGGTGGACACTCCCAAGAAAGTCCTGGAACACGCCGACCTGCATGCGTCCTTCTATCTCGGCGCGGATCTGAAAACCATTCTGGAATCCAGCCGTGACCGGGTGAAGATCAGCACCGCCTACTTTGTCCCCGGAGACAAGGGCGTGGCGCTGTTCAACAGCCTGGAAGAACGTGACGTTTCCGTGCAGATTCTCACCAACTCCCTCAGCACCACGGATGTGGCCATTGTCCACAGCGGCTACATGGATTATCGCAAGCCTTTGCTGAAAGGCGGGGTAGAGCTCTGGGAACTGCGCTCCACCGCGGGTCAACACAAGCGCATGCACTGGTTCAAAGGCCGCTCTCGCGCCAGCCTGCACGCCAAGACCATGGTCATTGATGACCGGCTTTCCGTGGTCGGTTCGGTGAACCTGGATGCCCGCTCGATCCTGCAGAACACCGAGATCGCCCTGCTGATCGACAGCCCGGCCATCAACCAGGAACTCAGTGACATTTTCGATCGCTGGGTCGCCGGGGATTCTGCCTGGTCAGTGCGATTTGATGATCAAGGAGATCTGCGCTGGACTGCCGACACCGCGCAGGGCCGGCTGGAAGAAGACCATGACCCGGAAACCTCCGCCTGGTCCCGCTTCAAGATATGGCTGCTGTCCTGGCTGCCCATCGACAGCCAGATATAG